ACACAGGCTGGAGTGAGAGTAAGTCCCAGATGCTTCCCTATGTGGCTGGGCTGAGAGGATCTTGAGGTGTATCAGGCTGGGAGCATCATCTgcaaggtgggtatttgtctccAGGAAATTCTACTGAGTTCCATCAGGGCTGATTCAGAAAGCTGAGGTTGCCTGTTtagcctctccctcttctctccccagatCTGCACCCACCCCAGCCCCTACTGTCAGCCCTTAAGAATCCCTGAGATCCCACTGTGCTCAGGGGTCCTGAGAAATCTCTTCCAGCTCCCCATCCATGATGTGCTCATAATCTAACTTGCAGTGGAATTGAACTTAATGTATACCCGGTGCCTACCCTGTTGCCAGAAGTGTGCTAAGTACATGGATACCCATTGTCTTTCTGGCCTCAGAAACTAGGGagacttggggcgcctgggtggctcagcagttgagcatctgccttcagctcagggcatgatcccggggtcctgggattgagtcccgcattgggttccctgaatggagtctgcttctccctctgcctttgcctttgcctctgcctctgtcttgcctctctctctctctctctctctctctctcatgaataaataaataaaatcttaaaaaaaaaaaaaacctagggaaACTCAAAAAGTTTGAGTAACTCTACTGGATTTCCTCTTTCCAATGCATCTTTGGcttggtaaatatttactgagaagcTTAATTCTCTTCTAGGCTGCGGTGCTTCCCAATTTCCTGCACCAGGCTCCACCTTCCTCCCCCCAGGCTCAGCCCCATGCTCCCATTTCTGAAGCCTTCCAAAGGACTCCAACTCTGGTGGGTTTTATCATCTTCCCTCTTATTTCATGGGAATGAGTTTATCTCTCAGCAAAATTTCAAGATCCTAAATGGCCAAAGCCATGTCTTACCCTATTTGAACAATAGTTGTTTAAATACTTAGAGTAACTGTAGTAGCTTCAATACTTTTGAACTGCAGTTGTTCAAATACTTATGCATAACAGTAGTTGCTCAAATATTTGCTGTTCACTTCATACAAAACTTAGAAAAGGCTCTGCTTTCAGAATCTATAATGTGATAGGAAAGCAAAACAACCaagtgggaggaaagaaagacagcAAAGTTGATGAAGCCCtgttaaataattctaaatacaTCTGTGTGAGTGAGATTCAGCTGCCAGATAACAATCGCACACAAAAAGAGAATTCGGTTGGGTAAGGGAAATCTGACAGGAAGGGCTGAGGGATGGCTCTGCGGGATTTACGGAGGATGCCTGGGGATACTTCGCACACCGAGAATCTCAGGGTACATCTGTAAGGCTGTTGCTCCAGGCCACCGCAATCCAGAATTATTGGTAGCTGTGGCTCTGAAGGTATAGAACAGCCATCTGCAAGTTGGGATGGGAATAGCAAAGGATTAGGAGGGAACACAGTCTGGACCATCAGAATACAGTCAGGAAGGGAGATCTGGGGAGGAGGACAAGAATCCTTATTTACTGGAGAGCAGGATCCAAGAGCTCACCCTAAAAACACTGAGTGTGAGtatgcatgcgtgtgcatgtgtgtagagGATTGGTTGTCATCCCCTCAGAGAATATTGAGAACATTAATACTCATGGTAGATCAGAGACTCGGAGATATTTAGATTTGGACACAACTAAATCCTTAAAgtcagaaaaggaagagcaagcaTAAAAGATACGCGGATCCCTTGGTGGGGAACATGGAGCACAGGGCAGGAAGCTGACTCCCTTAGGTAAATGCCAAGACTGAATCACGTGATAGGATTCTGCCCCAGCCCCGGGACCTTGACTTTCGAGGTTGCTTATTCTGACTTTTGTACTAAACAGAAGGTTGGTCTCTGAAGGGCACAGAATGTTCCAGCGAATTCTCCTGTGGTTAATCACAAAATCACAAGACTAGCcctgagaggaaggagagggagtagGGCAGAGGGTGGTGTCCTGGAACTAACCAGTATGTCTAAGGCCACGTTACTCAAACCAGTAACCACCTTACTCCTGAAGGTGAAGTAAAAACTTTTCAAGGTCTTCGTAGACAAAGCCATTTTGAAGGGAACTAATTTCTAGAGCCTAAAGGTCCACATCTACTCTTTATAAAACCAGTGTCCTTGGAAATGCATCTGGGAAGGAAGCGCTATACTCTTTCCTTGTCTCCCCCTTTACAGTTGTCCTTTcattcctgggggaaaaaaaaaaaaaaaaacgcatgcTTCTAACCCATCCTGACTCTTAGCAGGAGGCATTTTGCTGGCATACAAAACTTCCAGGATACCACATAAAGAGGTAATTTCATAAATAGGTGTTGAAAAAGTAGATGAATTTATTGACTAcctataaaatcctttttaagtCAGATGGAAATCTTTCAACAAAATAGAGGGAAGATCTTTTCAAATTGACAGATGATgcaacattaaaaatgatttctgatGATATATCCCTATGTGATTCTTGGCATTAACTAAAAAGTTCAATGAATCAAATGGCATTACCATAACAAAACTCCTCATATTCCAATCTATTCATTTATGTTAACACGGTTTCTCACAACTTCCTCcttcatgtataaaatatttgcCAGGGATCACTGCTGTGAGTGGCCAAGGTACTTAAATATATCCTTGCAAGTTGAACAGACCTTCCTAAAATTGTCTGTTACAACCAGGTGTAGAGTACACTTTTTCTGGATGAATTCATAAGGATTCTTTTTGTGTTGCCTGGGGCTCCACTGGCACAAATATCCATTCCCAGGCAGCAAGTTCAGGGAAGATGCACTCACTCATTGTCATTGTGTGATCAGGGCCAGGTGTGAGCTCTGAGATATTCCCTGCCAAACCCTTGATTCTGCCAACAAGGAAtcagaagcccagagagaggaaaATCAGCCACAGTAACAGAGCTGGAACTAGAAATCAGGTCTCTATCCTGTCAGCCCCATACCATGCTCTGTACCTATTACAGCAGGTGGGAACAAAGGTGAAGCTAGTCCATGTTCTTCTGCAAGAAGACACCAGAATTCCTCCTTGTCTCCACATAAACCATTTGACATGGATGAAGGCATTAGTGAGGTTTTCCTACGACTAATTTTCAGGATGTATCCTAGACCCCCCAAGGAAGTGAGAGAtgaggggcagaagagagagggaagtatggggaagaaggaaaggattaTGAGTATTTCCAGTTCTCCTACAGATAAACATCTTGGAGGACAGTCAAGCAAGCACTAAAACAGTATTTCCAAGCTAATGGTCTCTCAGGTGACATTCAACTCAATAGATTCTCAGAGGACACACTGGCTACTATAGAGTGGCGATGCCATGAAGGATGTTTAAATACAAGACAGAATGAACACccatacatgctacaacatggataaatctttaaaacattaagtgaaaggagccagacacaatAGGCCACTAAAtgtatgaatccatttatatgaaatgtccaggataggcaaatccatagagacggCAAGGAGATTAATGATTTTCAAGAGCTAAGGGAAGGGTAGAATGGAGGGTGGCTACTAATAGccatgagattttctttttacgATGATGAAAGTGTTCCGCAATCAAATAGTGGCAATGGTTGTACAACCACTAAGTcatacactttattatttttttaagattttatttatttatatatctatttattttagagagccagagagaaagaacatgcggtggggaggagcaaagggagaaggagagagagaatctgaagcagactccttgccaatCATAGACCCCAAtgtgggctcaattccaggaccctgaaatcatgacctaagccaaaatccagagtcagacattcaatccactgagccacccaggcacccctaagatgGTGAATCTTATAGTATACGAattatatcttgatttttaaaaagaacaaaatgattgTCAAATGTAAGCATATTTTTAGATACAGGCACTAGAAATTGGGGAAGAGGACTCATAatttattgatcacctactaTGTCCCAGACATTCAGATGTTGTacattcacttactcatttagGCCATGCAGCAACCCTAAAAAGtaggcatattttttttcattttatgtcagGAAGACTAAAGCTCATCCATACCTTATCCAAGGATACACAACTAGTTAGTGCCATAATCAGAATTAGGACTCAGGTCTGTCAGGCTTCACAGTTATGTCTTTTCTACATGCACGATGCTCCCCATTAGCTTCTTGTGCAAAGAGCCTTATACTTGCTTGGTGTTCTCCCTCATTGTCCTATGCACAGTGGTGGACATGCTCAGGTAATACCTGTTTGACTGATTGTCATTTGTCACCTCTGCAGATGACACCTGGAGAACTAGCCCTTGCAAGCGGCAACCACACTCCAGTTACCCAGTTCATCTTGTTGGGATTCTCCAGCTATCCAGAGCTCCAGCAGCTTCTATTTGTAACCTTTCTGCTCATTTATGCCATGACAGTGATGGGCAACCTGGGAATGATGGCACTCATCTTCACAGACTCCCGTCTCCATAGtcccatgtatttcttcctcaGTGTCCTCTCTTTTCTTGATATTTGTTACTCTTCTGTGGTCACACCCAAGCTCTTGGTCAACTTCCTGGCCTCTGACAAGACCATTTCTTTTGAGGGCTGTGTGGTCCAGCTAACCTTTTTTGTGGTGCATGTGACAGCTGAGAGCTTCCTGCTGGCCTCCATGGCCTACGATCGCTTTGTGGCCATCTGCCAACCTCTCCATTATGGTTCGATCATGACCAAGGAGACCTGTCTCCAGCTGGTAGCTGCTTCCTATGCATTTGGTGGCGCCAACTCTGCTATCCAGACTGGGAACGTCTTTGCTCTGCCTTTCTGTGGGCCCAACCAGGTAACACACTACTTCTGTGACATCCCTCCCCTTCTCCGCCTGGCTTGTGCCAACACAGCCACAGCAGGAGTGGTCCTCTATATCTTCTCTGCTCTGGTTACCCTTCTGCCTGCTGCAGTCATCCTCACCTCCTACAGCTTGGTCTTGGTGGCCATTGGGAGGATGCGCTCGGCCGCTGGACGGGAGAAGGCCCTCTCCACCTGTGCCTCCCACTTCCTGGCCATTGCCATTTTCTACGGCACTGTGGTTTTCACCTATGTCCAGCCTCATGGATCCACTAATGATACCAATGGCCAAATAGTGTCCGTGTTCTACACCATCATAATCCCCATGCTCAACCCCTTCATCTATAGCCTCCGCAACAAAGAGGTGAAGGACGCACTACAGAGAAAGCTCCAGGTCAGTATCTTTCCCTGCTGAGTCCTGCAACATTGTTTGTTGGAATGAGGAAGGCACAGCATCTTCCAAATCAAATTATGAATTGACAGAACAGAGAGCAGCCCTGGTTTTGAAGGAGGTGGAAAAagtagggaaggaagagaaaatatcattCTTTGTACAGAgaactgcaatttttaaaagcatcttctTATCCATTATTGTGTTGAATGTTTGCATCCATATTGTGAGGCAATCATTGTTATGATGATCACATTTTACAAGTGACTTGGTAAAAATAAGTTACCTAAAGCTGCACAGTTAGTAAGAGAGTATTTAATATCAGGACTTCCCCACCCAAACCAGGGATGTTTCTTGCACACCACAGCCACAAGCCAAGTCCTCTACTGGCAGTTCATCACAATTTCCGAGAGACATTGGACAAGGAGCAGCGGAATCATTTGTTTTGCCACTGATTTAATGAGGTGGGGGTAAGCTGTGAGGGGGCTCGGTTCTTTCTATTcctattcaaaaaagaaagatggcCAGAATAGAAGTGTCCTTATTTCTTATTGTTGCTGCCTTTGCTGAGCtgccccattattttttttaaaagattttatttatttgttcatgaaagacacagagagagagaggtagagacataggcagagggagaagcaggctccatgcagggagcctgatgtgggactcgatcccgggagcccaggatcatggcctaagccaaaggctgacgcttaactactgagccacccaggtacctcataAGCTGCCCCATTCAATAAAATCTCAGAATCGAGACCTTCCCTCGTATATGTATTTTCTAGTCAGATGTATGTACATGCCTCATAATTCCCAAAGGCAcatgtgtgtatgggtgtgtgatATTTGCACAGTTAACAGGCATCATATAAGATACTGTATTTTAGGACACCGATtccaaaaaaatttatatttggcCTTGACATctttaaatatacatgtaatatgGTGAGTATATGTTTCAGGGAATCACACGGATGAAGAAGCTGAACTTGACCTAATTCAAGGCCGAGCACTGGCCTGGAAGGTCTGCTCTGAAACTTTTACAAAGTCCTAACCTGAGTTGAGTAAGTTTCAGCCTGAGATTTTTGACCTGGGGTCATTTAAaaggagcattttttttaatccaaatctaccttaaaggaaattattctaaatacagaaaataaagaggTTTGTCACAACAtcatttttgaaaacagaaagtaggggcacctgggtggctcagtggttgagcatctgcctttggttcagggcatgatcccaacgtcctgggatcaagtcccacatcaggctccccacagggagactgcttccctctgtctgtgtctctacatctctcaataaataaataaaatctttaagaaagaaagaaacagaaagttaGAAACCTCCTAAATATTCAAAGGAGGAAAAGATTAAAGGATTCATCCCTGAGATGGATTCTGATGTAACCACTAACAATCACCCACATGAAGACTACATAATAAGAAAATAGCAGGCCAGAAAGTCCAGGGGGTGACTCTAACTCTGTAACAAACatgaatgctaaaaaaaaattggaaagaacacacagacacataaataaTGATTGTATGAGAGTGGGCGCACAATGGGGAATACGTCCtgtttttctccaaaattctCCAAAACTTTTGTATTGAACATGTTTGATTCTGATACTctatcctaaaaaaataataataatagggatccctgggtggcacagtggtttggcgcctgcctttggcccagggcacgatcccggagatccgggatcgaatcccatgtcaggctcccggtgcatggagcctgcttctccctctgcctgtgtctctgcctctctctctctcactgtgtgcctatcatgaataaataaaaattaaaaaaaataaaataaaataaaaaaataaaaaaataataataataattaaatcctTTCCAGGAAGCTGAGTGTGAAAATCtctcacttctcttttctttcattaagcCAATACTTAACTAATGTTCCTCCTATGTTCCACATTCCTTTAAGGTATAAACTAAGTTTTCGGTACATGCCTACAATTGAGGTCAGGACTGGAACATTATGGTGGAGAGTATAAATCAATCTAATTCATTcatctggaaaaatatttatgaggcaACCAGGTGCAACACCATGTGGTAGGCCCTACCTGGATTAATGGTTAGAATAGCAATAGCCAGCTTGTGCTACAGTGAAAATAAACCCCATTGTGTCAGTGAGTTGGTACCACAAAGTCTTTCACTTATACTAAGGATGGGACAGATCAGGTGACTCTTCAGAGCAActtttatccatccatcatatctGAGCCCCCTGTCATCTTACAACACTGCCATCTCAACCTGTGCCCTCTAAGATTTTAATCATGGGGGGAAATAATCAAGAAAGTCTTGTAgagtggggttttttaaaagattcaattatttatttgagagagagagagcacatacactacataagtgggagggaggagcagagagagtctcaagcagactccccagtgatcacagagcctgacatggggctcgattccacaaccatgagatcatgacctgagaagaaaccaagaatcagacacaaccaactgagccacctcaggtgcccctgtagagTACTTTTAATTACCTGAcccaaagggatgcctgggtggctcagggtttagtgcctgcctcgactctggtcatgatcctagagtcccgggagatcaagtcccacatcaggctccctgcatggagcctgctcctctctctgcctgtgtctctgcctctctctctctctctctctgtgtgtgtgtgtgtgtgtgtgtgtctcatgaataaataaataaaatcttttaaaaattggctcACATCATTTCAACCCACACGCCATTACCCTGAAACCAGTCTTTGAGTTTCACATAACTGCAAAGGAGCCCAGAAAAACGTAGTCTCCCAGAGAGAGGAAAACTAAATGAGATTTAGTAAATACGCAGCTTTGTCTCTGTTACTGGCCAGTTGGCCAGTTGATTAAACCATCTTCTATAAAGGGTTCTAAAGCATcactagaaaaatcagaaataaggtGCTGGTTTACTCGTATTTCTATGTAACTGACGTGGACTCTTTCTTTgggtgaacattttaaaatattccttgcCTGATCTAAACTATCCCTGTTGAGTATTTTTTGAATCACACACTTAAGTTGCATGGTGCCACCACAAGCAGTAAAAGTAACTCTAAGACCAGCTAGGTAACCGTTGCCTGAGGTTGGAGGTCACAATTACCTTGAATTCTAAAACTAAATAATGCACCATATGGTAGTATTTAGTAAGAGTGATCTTATCTAAATTTAAAGGATGTAATGTGTCACCCAAGAGTTGgtagacacacaaacacacgagTTCCTGAAGAGAGAATAAGAAaccacaaaaaaggaaagcattttgaaaatgtgaaagtCAGGGGTAAAAATACAAAGCTTAAATGTACCTCTGATGTGGCTCTgctatacaatattttttttaagatttatgtattcatgagatacatagactgagagagtgagacagagacacaggcagagggaaaagcaggctcctcacagggaccccgatgcaggactcgatcccagattccaggatcacaacctgagccgaaggcaggtgcccaaccgctgagccacccaggcgtctctgctGTACAAttttaattgactatataaatgTCGAACAAATATGTATATGCTTTCAGTCTAAGGAGTGGCAAATTATTATCCTAGCCCATTCGCTGTTGTACCCTCAATGTCTGGCACATTGTAGGCACTCAATATTAAGATCTGTTCGATAATTGAATGGATGGGCATCTATATGAGTGCTCTCCTTGGACCAGTGGCACTGTCATCACCTGAGAGCTTTTGAGAAATGCAGAGTCTGGGGCCCTGCACCAGACCTACTGATTCAGAATCTGCAGTTtcacaagatccccaggtgattggGGTGCATATTAAGGCTTAAGAAGCACTGATGCACTTACCTCAATCCAGCTCTAAATTCTTGAGTGAAAACAGTATGCAATTCTTCTCCCAGAGTTCACAGTTTAGTCTGGGAGAGGATGCTTAGCAGGGAAAAAACATGACAAAAGccaacaaatgagaaaattatgtGTCTTCTTCCCTGATCTTTTCTCAGCAGTGTGTATCTACGTTAAAATGAGCagtaagaggggcacctgggtggctcagtggttgaatgtctgcctttggctcaggtcttgaccctggggtcctgggatcgagtcccacatcaggctccccacagggagcctgcttctccctctgcctatgtctctgcctccctctgtgtgtctctcatgaataaatggatgaaatctttaaaagataaataataaaatgagcaGTAAGAAGAGAATCAAcagggaagccccggtggctcagcggtttagcgccgcctgcagcccagggtgtgatcctggagacccgggactgagtcccacgtcgggctccctgcatggagcctgcttctccctctgcctgtgtctctgcctctctctctctgtgtctctcatgaataaataaaatttgtaaatccttttaagaaaataattttttgggacacctgggcggctcagcggttaagcgtcttccttcagcccaggatgtgatcttgggatcctgggattgagtctcacattggactccctgcagggagcctgcttctttctctgcctatttctctctctctctctctctctctctctttctctctctctctcctctgtgtgtgtgtgtgtgtgtgtctcatgaataaataaataaaatcttttaaaaaagaaaatagggcagccccggtggctcagcagtttattgccaccttcagcccagggcaggatcctggagacctgggatcgagtcccacattgggctccccacatggagcctgcttctccctctgcctgtgtctctgcttctctctctcctctctgtgtattctcatgaataaataaataaaatattaaaaaaaaagaagaagaagaagaagaagagaatcaACAGGAACAGGGGATTCATGTGACCTAAATGGGGATGGAATGATAGGGTAGCAATGCCATCTGACTTTGTCTTAACAACAGTGGAGAGAATTATCATGAGTTAACGCTGTATATGACTGCGGCTTCCCTCCCATAAAATCCTGTTGAGGCTGGTAAGTGACCACAACATTTCTGTGGCCTCCTTGCATCTggatgtggccatgtgactagGTTTCACCAAAGGAATGTGATCAGAGGAGAGATTTCATTTCAAGGCATAGACTTTTAAGAAGTGGGTGGATGTTAGGACCACTTGACTGTTTCCTCTGCTGCCAGCTGGAAGCAGGAGACTCCGTGGCCCTAGGGTACAGTGGAGGCCACAGGGAAGGAGCCTGGTTTCCTAAATTAGTGGAGAAAAGTTGCCTCCTAACTGGGAACACAAGAaccaaaatattctattttgttaagccactgaaatttaGGGTTTGCTGGTAAAAGCTGTTAGTGTTACCGTAAATAGAACAACAAATATTAGTTGGGTTTTGGGgtgaggttttttgttgttttttcatttgtttttgtttaagtaggccccatgcccagtgtggagcccaaagcaggagtTTGAacccacaactgtgagatcaagacctgagccgagaccaagagtcagatacttaacaggCTGAGGCACCCACGcgccccttgttttgttttttatacagctccctcctttccccagacTGCTTCTCTGAACCCATCATCTCTCCGTTGATCACTGCATCATTTGGAGATGCATCCCCCAGCGATCTACTCCTAAGAGCAATACTGGTCAAAATGCTATCTAAAAGTAAGctaagtgggcagcccgggtggctcagcggtttagcaccgctgtcagcccagggcctgatcctggagacttgggatcgagtcccacactgggctccctgcatggagcctgcttcttcctctttctctctctct
The Canis lupus familiaris isolate Mischka breed German Shepherd chromosome 18, alternate assembly UU_Cfam_GSD_1.0, whole genome shotgun sequence genome window above contains:
- the OR5BA1 gene encoding olfactory receptor family 5 subfamily BA member 1, whose product is MTPGELALASGNHTPVTQFILLGFSSYPELQQLLFVTFLLIYAMTVMGNLGMMALIFTDSRLHSPMYFFLSVLSFLDICYSSVVTPKLLVNFLASDKTISFEGCVVQLTFFVVHVTAESFLLASMAYDRFVAICQPLHYGSIMTKETCLQLVAASYAFGGANSAIQTGNVFALPFCGPNQVTHYFCDIPPLLRLACANTATAGVVLYIFSALVTLLPAAVILTSYSLVLVAIGRMRSAAGREKALSTCASHFLAIAIFYGTVVFTYVQPHGSTNDTNGQIVSVFYTIIIPMLNPFIYSLRNKEVKDALQRKLQVSIFPC